One region of Mycobacterium riyadhense genomic DNA includes:
- a CDS encoding WXG100 family type VII secretion target has translation MTINYQFGDVDAHGATIRAQAASLEAEHQAIVRDVLAAGDFWGGAGSVACQEFITQLGRNFQVIYEQANAHGQKVQAAGSNMAQTDSAVGSSWA, from the coding sequence ATGACGATTAATTACCAGTTCGGTGACGTGGATGCCCACGGCGCGACGATTCGGGCTCAGGCGGCGTCGTTGGAGGCTGAGCACCAAGCGATCGTGCGCGACGTGCTGGCGGCCGGGGATTTCTGGGGCGGCGCCGGTTCGGTGGCCTGCCAGGAGTTCATCACTCAGTTGGGTCGCAATTTCCAGGTGATCTACGAGCAGGCCAACGCTCACGGGCAGAAGGTGCAGGCCGCCGGCAGCAACATGGCGCAAACCGATTCTGCGGTGGGTTCTAGCTGGGCCTAA
- a CDS encoding PPE family protein encodes MILDFAVLPPEINSARIFSGAGSSPLFTAAAAWEGLGADLQSSVSAIQSVLTDLTGASWTGPASMAMAAAAAPYVSWLSAAAAQAELSAAQARAAATAFETALAATVHPAAVAANRVSLLSLIATNFLGQNTPAIAATEFDYVEMWAQDVGAMVAYYTGATSVASTLTPFSLPPASLAGLSSQVTGFASQVGAQVAGAATAASAAVSPVLEGAVAGVPGAVTAVQSAAAGLPVQSLLSVAQAGMYPASMLIGPLMNAAQSANASSAGLASAGLAAADMPKFAGDVAPAMKGLGGGAGLGAAADLGKARLVGAMSVPPTWQGSMPKGMASGAMAGLGALPAEMAAAGPGGMGMMPMPMPMGAGAGAGMPGGMMGRGGAAAHVIQQRPSVVPRTGVG; translated from the coding sequence ATGATTTTGGACTTTGCGGTACTGCCGCCGGAGATCAACTCGGCGCGGATATTTTCTGGTGCGGGATCGTCGCCGTTGTTCACGGCGGCGGCGGCCTGGGAAGGCCTGGGCGCGGACTTGCAGTCGTCGGTTTCGGCGATTCAATCGGTGCTGACCGACCTGACCGGCGCGTCGTGGACCGGTCCGGCGTCGATGGCGATGGCGGCTGCGGCGGCGCCGTATGTGTCGTGGTTGAGCGCGGCGGCGGCGCAGGCGGAGTTGTCGGCGGCTCAGGCTCGGGCGGCGGCGACGGCGTTTGAGACGGCGTTGGCGGCCACGGTGCATCCGGCGGCGGTGGCGGCCAATCGGGTGTCGTTGTTGTCGTTGATAGCGACGAATTTCTTGGGTCAGAACACTCCGGCGATTGCGGCCACTGAGTTCGATTATGTGGAGATGTGGGCCCAGGATGTGGGCGCGATGGTGGCGTATTACACGGGGGCGACGTCGGTGGCTTCGACGTTGACGCCGTTTAGTTTGCCGCCGGCGAGTTTGGCCGGGCTGTCGTCGCAGGTCACTGGTTTCGCGTCGCAGGTTGGTGCGCAGGTTGCCGGTGCGGCGACGGCGGCGTCGGCCGCGGTGTCGCCGGTGTTGGAGGGCGCGGTGGCGGGGGTGCCCGGCGCGGTGACGGCGGTGCAGTCGGCGGCTGCAGGCCTGCCGGTGCAGTCGTTGCTTTCGGTGGCCCAGGCGGGCATGTATCCGGCCAGCATGTTGATCGGTCCGCTGATGAACGCGGCGCAATCGGCGAATGCGAGTTCGGCCGGGTTGGCGTCTGCGGGTCTGGCGGCCGCTGATATGCCGAAGTTCGCCGGTGATGTTGCGCCCGCGATGAAGGGTTTGGGTGGTGGCGCCGGTTTGGGTGCCGCGGCGGACTTGGGTAAGGCGCGGTTGGTGGGGGCGATGTCGGTGCCGCCCACTTGGCAGGGGTCGATGCCGAAGGGCATGGCCAGTGGCGCGATGGCGGGGCTGGGCGCTCTGCCCGCGGAGATGGCGGCGGCTGGACCGGGCGGTATGGGAATGATGCCGATGCCGATGCCGATGGGTGCTGGAGCTGGAGCCGGCATGCCCGGCGGAATGATGGGCCGCGGCGGAGCAGCCGCACACGTAATTCAGCAGCGGCCCAGTGTGGTGCCGCGAACTGGCGTCGGATAG
- a CDS encoding PPE family protein yields MMNFSVLPPEVNSLRMFSGAGSGPMLEAALAWDGLAAELGSAADSFGSVTSGLVGQAWQGAAAAAMAATAAPYAGWLSAAAARAAGASAQAKAVVSAFEAARAAMIHPLAVAANRNAFVQLVLSNIFGQNAPAIAAAEAVYEEMWAADVAAMVGYHGCASAAASQLTSWQGLSGLVGGATAAAASAVPAPLQGINFGFGNIGSLNLGSGNIGDTNLGSGNIGNSNLGSGNIGSTNLGSGNQGDFNLGLGNIGNLNLGSGNFGSQNLGGGNIGSTNLGSGNIGNTNVGSGNIGDTNFGNGNNGSFNFGSGNFGSNNVGFGNTGSGNFGFGNTGNGNIGFGLTGDGQFGIGALNSGSGNIGFGNSGTGNIGFFNSGTGNVGFGNSGIGNTGFGNAGNTNTGFWNGGSTNTGAVNAGAGNFGFFDSGNFNAGSFNAGNSNTSFGNSGNVNTGFLNAGDINSGFGNAGDVNTGFGNAGDTNTGGFNGGNLNTGFFGAATQVGPNSGFFNVGTGNSGFGHNDPAGSGNSGIQNSGFGNSGYVNTSTTSTFGGNSGVLDTGYGNAGFYNAAVQNAGIFIAGVMTSGILNSGTGSSGLFVSGNGLSGFFRNLF; encoded by the coding sequence TTTCGGTATTGCCGCCTGAGGTTAATTCGTTGCGGATGTTCTCCGGTGCGGGGTCGGGGCCGATGTTGGAGGCGGCGCTGGCGTGGGACGGTTTGGCCGCGGAGTTGGGGTCGGCGGCGGATTCGTTTGGGTCGGTGACGTCGGGGTTGGTGGGTCAGGCGTGGCAGGGTGCGGCGGCGGCGGCGATGGCGGCGACGGCGGCTCCGTACGCGGGGTGGTTGAGTGCGGCGGCGGCGCGGGCTGCGGGGGCGTCGGCTCAGGCCAAGGCGGTGGTGAGTGCGTTTGAGGCGGCGCGGGCGGCGATGATTCATCCGTTGGCGGTGGCGGCTAATCGGAATGCGTTCGTGCAGTTGGTGTTGTCGAACATTTTTGGTCAGAATGCGCCGGCGATTGCGGCCGCCGAGGCGGTCTATGAGGAGATGTGGGCCGCCGATGTGGCCGCGATGGTGGGGTATCACGGCTGCGCTTCGGCGGCGGCGTCGCAGCTGACGTCCTGGCAGGGATTGTCGGGTCTGGTGGGCGGCGCCACGGCCGCGGCCGCCAGTGCCGTGCCGGCACCGCTGCAGGGCATCAATTTCGGCTTCGGCAACATCGGATCCCTCAATTTGGGCAGCGGCAACATAGGTGACACCAACCTCGGTAGCGGCAATATCGGCAACAGCAACCTGGGCAGCGGCAACATCGGTAGCACCAACCTGGGCAGCGGCAACCAAGGTGACTTCAATCTGGGCCTAGGCAACATCGGCAACTTGAACCTGGGTAGCGGCAACTTCGGCAGCCAGAACCTGGGCGGCGGCAATATCGGTAGCACCAACTTGGGCAGCGGCAATATCGGCAACACCAATGTTGGCAGCGGCAACATCGGCGACACCAACTTCGGCAATGGAAACAATGGTAGCTTCAACTTCGGCAGCGGGAATTTCGGTAGCAACAACGTCGGGTTCGGCAACACCGGCAGCGGGAATTTCGGTTTCGGCAACACCGGGAACGGAAACATCGGCTTTGGACTCACCGGCGACGGCCAGTTTGGGATTGGCGCGCTGAACTCTGGCAGTGGAAATATCGGCTTCGGAAACTCAGGCACCGGGAATATTGGCTTCTTCAACTCGGGCACCGGCAACGTGGGGTTCGGTAACTCGGGCATCGGGAACACCGGCTTCGGGAATGCCGGCAATACCAACACCGGATTTTGGAACGGCGGGAGCACAAACACCGGCGCCGTGAACGCCGGGGCCGGCAACTTCGGCTTTTTCGATTCCGGCAACTTCAACGCGGGCAGCTTCAACGCGGGCAACTCAAACACTAGCTTCGGGAATTCGGGGAACGTCAACACCGGTTTCCTCAACGCCGGCGACATCAACTCCGGCTTCGGGAACGCGGGCGACGTCAACACCGGTTTTGGTAACGCCGGCGACACCAACACAGGCGGTTTCAACGGGGGCAACCTCAACACCGGGTTCTTCGGTGCGGCGACTCAGGTTGGCCCCAATTCGGGCTTCTTCAATGTCGGCACGGGTAACTCAGGCTTTGGCCATAACGACCCAGCTGGCAGCGGCAACTCGGGTATTCAAAACTCCGGCTTCGGTAATTCCGGCTACGTCAATACGAGCACCACCAGTACCTTCGGGGGAAACTCCGGTGTGCTCGATACGGGCTACGGGAATGCCGGTTTCTATAATGCGGCTGTGCAGAATGCCGGTATCTTCATCGCCGGTGTCATGACTTCGGGAATTCTCAACTCCGGGACCGGCAGCTCCGGCCTATTCGTCTCCGGCAATGGGCTTTCCGGCTTCTTCCGAAATTTGTTCTAG
- a CDS encoding GAP family protein, whose translation MWGTVLVLALVATADPVRIGMSVLLSSRPRAVGQLVAFWLGGIAMSVCLAAGVLFGLRDLVLRMVHRIELATASSTAGHVQIVMGALALLIAGLAVSLSPRQRARLGMPSSNTSHLQVRTSNAISRLSTRTQAALQARPLRVAFILGFGMLADFRFLAALAAIVASGVTVGTQIGAAGAYSLVALAFIELPLVSQLAAPARTGHVVAAVSGWMKAHRQQAFAVVIALLGLFLMASGMGNT comes from the coding sequence ATGTGGGGCACGGTGCTGGTGTTAGCCCTTGTTGCGACGGCAGACCCGGTTCGAATCGGGATGAGTGTGCTCTTGTCGTCGCGGCCTCGTGCCGTGGGTCAGCTGGTTGCGTTTTGGCTCGGCGGCATCGCAATGAGCGTTTGTTTGGCTGCAGGTGTGCTTTTTGGGCTACGCGACCTCGTGCTGCGAATGGTGCACCGGATCGAACTCGCCACCGCTAGCTCAACAGCCGGCCACGTTCAGATCGTGATGGGCGCGTTGGCATTACTCATCGCGGGACTCGCGGTCAGCCTATCGCCGCGTCAGCGCGCGCGACTCGGCATGCCCAGCAGCAACACGTCCCACCTCCAGGTACGGACGTCGAACGCAATCTCGAGATTGTCGACGCGCACCCAGGCTGCGCTGCAAGCCAGACCCCTGAGGGTGGCGTTCATTCTCGGATTTGGGATGTTGGCAGACTTCAGGTTCTTGGCGGCGCTCGCGGCCATTGTGGCCTCCGGGGTCACTGTGGGCACCCAAATCGGTGCGGCCGGGGCGTACTCCCTGGTGGCGCTGGCGTTTATCGAACTTCCGCTCGTCAGCCAGCTGGCGGCGCCGGCAAGGACCGGCCACGTCGTGGCCGCGGTGAGCGGTTGGATGAAAGCTCACCGACAACAAGCCTTCGCCGTCGTCATTGCTTTGCTCGGGTTATTTCTGATGGCCAGCGGCATGGGCAACACCTGA
- the esxJ gene encoding type VII secretion system ESX-5 protein EsxJ, producing the protein MASRFMTDPHAMRDMAGRFEVHAQTVEDEARRMWASSQNISGAGWSGLAEATSLDTMGQMNTAFRNIVNMLHGVRDGLVRDANNYEQQEQASQQILSS; encoded by the coding sequence ATGGCAAGTCGGTTTATGACCGATCCGCACGCGATGCGCGACATGGCGGGTCGTTTTGAGGTGCATGCACAGACGGTCGAGGACGAAGCGCGCCGGATGTGGGCGTCGTCGCAGAACATTTCTGGTGCCGGCTGGAGCGGCTTGGCCGAGGCGACCTCGTTGGACACCATGGGTCAGATGAACACCGCATTCCGCAACATTGTGAACATGCTGCACGGGGTGCGCGATGGACTGGTCCGTGACGCCAATAACTACGAGCAGCAGGAGCAGGCTTCGCAGCAAATCTTGAGCAGTTAG
- a CDS encoding PPE family protein, protein MILDFAVLPPEINSARIFSGAGSSPLFTAATAWEGLGADLQSSVSAIQSLLTDLTGGPWTGPASMAMAAAAAPYVSWLSAAAAQAELSAAQARAAATAFETALAATVHPAAVAANRVSLLSLIATNFLGQNTPAIAATEFDYVEMWAQDVGAMVAYYTGATSVASTLTPFSLPPASLAGLSSQVTGFASQVGAQVAGAATAASAAVSPMLEGAVAGVPGAVTAVQSAAAAVPAESLMSAAQMGMYPASMMLGPLMQLGQSANASSAGLASAGLAAADMPKFAGDVAPAMKGLGGGAGLGAAADLGKARLVGAMSVPPTWEGSMPKGMASGAMAGLGAMPTAAELAQAGGVGGGMPMMPMPMGAGAGAGMPGGMMGRGGANPHVVQQRPSVVPRTGIG, encoded by the coding sequence ATGATTTTGGACTTTGCGGTACTGCCGCCGGAGATCAACTCGGCGCGGATATTTTCTGGTGCGGGATCGTCGCCGTTGTTCACGGCGGCGACGGCCTGGGAAGGCCTGGGCGCGGACTTGCAGTCGTCGGTTTCGGCGATTCAGTCGCTGCTGACCGACCTGACCGGTGGGCCGTGGACCGGTCCGGCGTCGATGGCGATGGCGGCTGCGGCGGCGCCGTATGTGTCGTGGTTGAGCGCGGCGGCGGCGCAGGCGGAGTTATCGGCGGCTCAGGCTCGGGCGGCGGCGACGGCGTTTGAGACGGCGTTGGCGGCCACGGTGCATCCGGCGGCGGTGGCGGCCAATCGGGTGTCGTTGTTGTCGTTGATAGCGACGAATTTCTTGGGTCAGAACACTCCGGCGATTGCGGCCACTGAGTTCGATTATGTGGAGATGTGGGCCCAGGATGTGGGCGCGATGGTGGCGTATTACACGGGGGCGACGTCGGTGGCTTCGACGTTGACGCCGTTTAGTTTGCCGCCGGCGAGTTTGGCCGGGCTGTCGTCGCAGGTCACCGGTTTCGCGTCGCAGGTTGGTGCGCAGGTTGCCGGTGCGGCGACGGCGGCGTCGGCCGCGGTGTCGCCGATGCTGGAGGGCGCGGTGGCGGGGGTGCCCGGCGCGGTGACGGCGGTGCAGTCGGCGGCTGCGGCGGTGCCAGCGGAATCGCTGATGTCGGCGGCCCAGATGGGCATGTATCCGGCCAGCATGATGCTCGGTCCGCTGATGCAACTGGGGCAATCGGCGAATGCGAGTTCGGCCGGGTTGGCTTCTGCGGGTCTGGCGGCCGCTGATATGCCGAAGTTCGCCGGTGATGTCGCGCCCGCGATGAAGGGTTTGGGTGGTGGCGCCGGTTTGGGTGCCGCGGCGGACTTGGGTAAGGCGCGGTTGGTGGGGGCGATGTCGGTGCCGCCCACCTGGGAAGGGTCGATGCCGAAGGGCATGGCCAGTGGCGCAATGGCGGGCCTGGGAGCCATGCCCACGGCCGCTGAACTCGCGCAAGCTGGGGGCGTTGGTGGCGGTATGCCGATGATGCCGATGCCGATGGGTGCCGGAGCTGGAGCCGGCATGCCCGGCGGGATGATGGGCCGGGGTGGCGCGAATCCCCACGTTGTTCAGCAGCGGCCCAGCGTGGTGCCGCGGACGGGCATCGGATAG